A genomic segment from Microcella flavibacter encodes:
- a CDS encoding ABC transporter ATP-binding protein yields the protein MLEISDVTKHFGERRALDSVSFTVGEGRLTGFVGGNGAGKTTTMRIMLGVLAADSGTVSLDGRPLTADDRRRFGYMPEERGLYPKMKVHEQLVYLARLRGLRAGDAATKADELIDRLELTERRDEPIEKLSLGNQQRAQIAAALVHDPDVLVLDEPFSGLDPMAVETVLGVLSERAARGVPVLFSSHQLDVVERLCDDIVVIAGGRIRAAGTRDELREANAGKQYELQVADDAAWVRELPEVDVVEFDGGYVLFEAEPAGAQSVLQHAARRGAVHRFAPRRPTLTEIFREVVQ from the coding sequence ATGCTCGAGATCAGCGACGTGACCAAGCACTTCGGCGAGCGCCGCGCACTGGACTCGGTGAGCTTCACGGTCGGCGAGGGCCGGCTGACGGGGTTCGTCGGGGGCAACGGCGCCGGCAAGACGACGACCATGCGCATCATGCTCGGCGTGCTCGCCGCCGACAGCGGCACGGTGTCGCTCGACGGCCGGCCGCTCACCGCGGACGACCGCCGTCGCTTCGGCTACATGCCGGAGGAGCGCGGCCTGTACCCGAAGATGAAGGTGCACGAGCAGCTCGTCTACCTCGCCCGGCTGCGCGGCCTGCGCGCGGGCGACGCCGCGACGAAGGCCGACGAGCTCATCGACCGCCTCGAGCTGACCGAGCGCCGGGACGAGCCGATCGAGAAGCTCTCGCTCGGCAACCAGCAGCGCGCGCAGATCGCCGCCGCCCTCGTGCACGACCCGGACGTGCTCGTGCTCGACGAGCCCTTCTCGGGCCTCGACCCGATGGCCGTCGAGACGGTGCTCGGGGTGCTCTCCGAGCGGGCCGCCCGCGGCGTGCCCGTGCTGTTCTCCAGCCACCAGCTCGACGTGGTCGAGCGCCTCTGCGACGACATCGTCGTCATCGCCGGCGGCCGCATCCGCGCCGCGGGCACCCGCGATGAGCTGCGCGAGGCGAACGCCGGCAAGCAGTACGAGCTGCAGGTCGCCGACGACGCCGCGTGGGTGCGCGAGCTGCCCGAGGTCGACGTCGTCGAGTTCGACGGCGGCTACGTGCTCTTCGAGGCCGAGCCCGCCGGCGCCCAGTCGGTGCTGCAGCACGCGGCCCGCCGCGGCGCGGTGCACCGCTTCGCGCCCCGCCGCCCCACCCTGACCGAGATCTTCCGAGAGGTCGTGCAGTGA
- a CDS encoding ABC transporter permease — protein MTTTQNRPQPSGRPSAAEQREARNAAAPKLGFTSAVGLVAGREISSRIRSKSFIISTVILLVAVLASIVVSGIVSRTAGDDTTPVAAVGGVASVFDEVEGYEVTDVGSLAEAEALVEEGEVDAAVVPVENPVEGGPTVEVVALESAPGGLLQALSIVPEVRLLDPAPAENVFGYLVAFGFGLLFLFAASTFGGTIAQSVVEEKQTRIVEILLSAVPARALLAGKVLGNSVLALGQIVAIAVLAAVGLMVIGQDVLLSDLGPSVLWFLVFFAIGFVLLASMYAAAASLVSRMEDTGAVLAPLIYLVMVPYFLVIFFYENELVLTIMSYVPFSAPVGMPMRVFLGEAQWWEPLLSLVVLVVSTALVVALGARIYQNSLLRTGGRVKLGEALKG, from the coding sequence ATGACCACCACGCAGAACCGCCCGCAGCCCTCCGGCCGCCCGAGCGCCGCCGAGCAGCGCGAGGCCCGCAACGCCGCCGCGCCGAAGCTCGGCTTCACCAGCGCCGTCGGCCTCGTCGCCGGCCGCGAGATCAGCAGCCGCATCCGGTCGAAGTCGTTCATCATCTCGACGGTGATCCTGCTCGTCGCGGTGCTCGCCTCCATCGTCGTGAGCGGCATCGTCAGCCGCACGGCGGGCGACGACACGACGCCCGTGGCCGCGGTCGGCGGCGTCGCGTCGGTCTTCGACGAGGTCGAGGGCTACGAGGTCACCGACGTCGGCTCGCTCGCCGAGGCCGAGGCGCTCGTCGAGGAGGGCGAGGTCGACGCCGCCGTCGTCCCCGTCGAGAACCCCGTCGAGGGCGGCCCGACCGTCGAGGTCGTCGCGCTCGAATCGGCGCCCGGCGGCCTGCTGCAGGCGCTGTCGATCGTGCCCGAGGTGCGGCTGCTCGATCCCGCCCCGGCCGAGAACGTGTTCGGCTACCTCGTGGCCTTCGGCTTCGGGCTGCTGTTCCTCTTCGCCGCGAGCACCTTCGGCGGCACGATCGCGCAGAGCGTGGTGGAGGAGAAACAGACCCGCATCGTCGAGATCCTGCTCTCGGCTGTGCCGGCCCGAGCGCTGCTGGCGGGCAAGGTGCTCGGCAACTCCGTGCTCGCGCTGGGTCAGATCGTGGCGATCGCCGTGCTCGCCGCGGTCGGCCTCATGGTGATCGGGCAGGACGTACTGCTGAGCGACCTGGGCCCCTCGGTGCTCTGGTTCCTGGTCTTCTTCGCCATCGGGTTCGTGCTGCTGGCCTCGATGTACGCGGCTGCGGCATCCCTCGTCAGTCGCATGGAGGACACCGGTGCGGTGCTCGCCCCGCTCATCTACCTCGTGATGGTGCCGTACTTCCTGGTCATCTTCTTCTACGAGAACGAGCTGGTGCTGACGATCATGTCGTACGTGCCGTTCTCGGCCCCGGTCGGGATGCCCATGCGCGTGTTCCTCGGAGAGGCCCAGTGGTGGGAGCCCCTGCTCTCGCTCGTGGTGCTCGTCGTGTCGACCGCGCTCGTGGTCGCCCTCGGGGCCCGGATCTACCAGAACTCGCTGCTGCGCACGGGCGGCCGCGTCAAGCTCGGCGAGGCCCTCAAGGGCTGA
- a CDS encoding nitroreductase family protein yields MSLTTTRRAETAAPILDVLAERWSTRAFAGSPAVDESAIASMLEAARWSPSANNSQPWRFVVARRGSSAFDTIVEHLVGFNRDWAQHAPLLVAGLIEPVGADGRPRALALHDLGQAMAHLSVQAHAEGLLVHQMAGLDAAGLHTALGLDAGLQLVTVSAVGALGDADALHEALRERETAPRTRLERAELVVLDGR; encoded by the coding sequence ATGAGCCTCACCACCACCCGCCGGGCCGAGACCGCGGCCCCCATCCTCGACGTGCTCGCCGAGCGCTGGAGCACCCGCGCCTTCGCCGGCTCGCCCGCCGTCGACGAGTCCGCGATCGCCTCGATGCTCGAGGCCGCCCGCTGGAGCCCCTCGGCGAACAACTCGCAGCCCTGGCGCTTCGTCGTCGCCCGCCGCGGATCCTCGGCCTTCGACACGATCGTCGAGCACCTCGTCGGCTTCAACCGCGACTGGGCGCAGCACGCGCCGCTGCTCGTCGCCGGCCTCATCGAGCCCGTCGGCGCCGACGGCCGCCCGCGCGCCCTCGCCCTGCACGACCTCGGCCAGGCGATGGCGCATCTCAGCGTGCAGGCGCACGCCGAGGGGCTGCTCGTGCACCAGATGGCCGGGCTCGACGCGGCGGGGCTGCACACCGCGCTCGGCCTCGACGCGGGCCTGCAGCTGGTGACGGTGAGCGCGGTCGGCGCCCTCGGCGATGCGGATGCTCTGCACGAGGCCCTGCGCGAGCGCGAGACCGCCCCGCGCACGCGCCTCGAGCGCGCCGAGCTCGTGGTGCTCGACGGGCGCTGA
- a CDS encoding threonine aldolase family protein → MTRLHDTTYRGFASDNYAGVHPEVLQALAAANEGHQIAYGEDQYTARLAEVVKAEFGEQAEVFPVFNGTGANVLALTALMPRWGAVIASGTAHIHTDEGGAPERVSGLKLFTVPTPDGKLTPELVDTEAFGWGDEHRAQPLAVSITNTTEVGTVYTPDEVRALADHAHARGMALHLDGARVWNAAAALGTSLRAFTADAGVDVLSLGGTKNGLLGAEAIVVLDPSRVEGLVYLRKMSMQLASKMRFISAQLLTLFDDGLGIRSASHANAMAARLRAGLEGMLAEGAVPAESLGFSQATQANAVFALLPNDAADRIRERFRFYDWDRAAGEVRWMCAFDTTEADIDAFLAVVREELTR, encoded by the coding sequence GTGACGCGACTTCATGACACCACGTACCGGGGCTTCGCCAGCGACAACTACGCGGGGGTGCACCCCGAGGTGCTGCAGGCTCTGGCCGCGGCCAACGAGGGCCACCAGATCGCCTACGGCGAGGACCAGTACACGGCCCGCCTCGCCGAGGTCGTGAAGGCCGAGTTCGGCGAGCAGGCCGAGGTGTTCCCGGTGTTCAACGGCACGGGCGCGAACGTGCTCGCCCTCACGGCGCTCATGCCGCGCTGGGGCGCCGTGATCGCGAGCGGCACCGCGCACATCCACACCGACGAGGGCGGGGCGCCCGAGCGCGTCAGCGGACTCAAGCTCTTCACGGTGCCGACGCCCGACGGCAAGCTGACGCCCGAGCTCGTCGACACGGAGGCCTTCGGCTGGGGCGACGAGCACCGCGCGCAGCCGCTCGCCGTGAGCATCACCAACACCACCGAGGTCGGCACCGTCTACACGCCGGACGAGGTGCGCGCCCTCGCCGACCACGCGCACGCCCGCGGCATGGCCCTGCACCTCGACGGCGCCCGCGTCTGGAACGCCGCCGCCGCCCTCGGCACGAGCCTGCGCGCCTTCACCGCCGACGCGGGCGTCGACGTGCTCTCGCTCGGCGGCACCAAGAACGGCCTGCTCGGCGCCGAGGCGATCGTCGTGCTCGACCCCTCGCGCGTCGAGGGGCTCGTCTACCTGCGCAAGATGAGCATGCAGCTCGCGAGCAAGATGCGCTTCATCTCGGCGCAGCTGCTGACGCTGTTCGACGACGGGCTGGGCATCCGCTCGGCGTCGCACGCCAACGCCATGGCCGCACGCCTGCGGGCCGGCCTCGAGGGGATGCTCGCCGAGGGCGCCGTGCCCGCCGAGTCGCTCGGCTTCAGCCAGGCGACCCAGGCCAACGCGGTGTTCGCGCTCCTCCCCAACGACGCCGCCGACCGGATCCGCGAGCGCTTCCGCTTCTACGACTGGGATCGCGCCGCCGGCGAGGTGCGCTGGATGTGCGCCTTCGACACCACCGAGGCCGACATCGACGCGTTCCTCGCGGTCGTGCGCGAGGAGCTGACCCGCTAG
- a CDS encoding AAA family ATPase encodes MESALNPFSPGSGLRPPALVGRQAEIDAFDLLVARTRGRRASRGLVLHGLRGVGKTVLLNSFRDQAERADWFIVEIEGRSEASGRQAVRQRLARSLVLSARKLQRGKSISEAVSSALGTVKSFGISLAGPTLQFDVPAANGRADSGRLDVDLEELVEDLAPALSAASSAFAIFVDEMQDLDPELLAALLAVQHRAGQRGWPFYVIGAGLPSLPAALSASKSYAERLYSYRAITALDEAASIAALSEPARERGVRFDTRALSKIVNAAGGYPYFLQTYGQAVWDIASDRLITEADAEDAIVAGTAELDMGFFPARWERATRSERDYLRAMSESGDAPVRSAIVAERMGVPPSRLSPSRQSLIEKGIIYAPDRGLVAFTVPHMAQFVLRQREE; translated from the coding sequence ATGGAATCCGCACTGAACCCCTTCTCCCCGGGATCCGGCTTGCGTCCGCCCGCTCTCGTCGGGCGGCAAGCAGAAATCGATGCTTTCGATCTCCTCGTGGCGAGAACTCGCGGACGGCGCGCCAGCCGGGGTCTCGTTCTGCACGGTCTTCGGGGGGTCGGCAAAACCGTGCTGCTGAATTCGTTCCGAGACCAGGCTGAGCGCGCTGACTGGTTCATCGTCGAGATCGAAGGACGTTCGGAAGCGAGTGGGCGACAAGCGGTGCGGCAGAGGCTCGCGCGCTCGCTGGTGCTGTCGGCGAGAAAGCTGCAGCGCGGCAAGTCGATCTCCGAGGCGGTGTCGTCGGCGCTGGGCACTGTGAAATCGTTCGGCATCTCCCTCGCCGGCCCCACGCTGCAGTTCGACGTTCCTGCGGCGAACGGACGAGCGGACTCCGGCCGCTTGGATGTCGATCTCGAGGAGCTAGTGGAGGATCTCGCCCCCGCCTTGAGCGCGGCGTCAAGCGCGTTCGCGATCTTCGTCGACGAGATGCAGGACCTCGATCCGGAGCTGCTGGCCGCGCTTCTCGCTGTTCAGCATCGCGCCGGTCAACGCGGTTGGCCTTTCTATGTCATCGGAGCGGGCCTCCCGTCGCTTCCCGCCGCCTTGAGCGCGAGCAAGTCGTACGCGGAGAGGCTGTACAGCTACCGCGCGATCACGGCGCTCGACGAAGCGGCGTCAATTGCGGCGTTGTCGGAGCCGGCGCGTGAGCGGGGAGTGCGCTTCGACACTCGGGCCCTCTCGAAGATCGTGAACGCAGCCGGCGGCTATCCGTACTTCCTGCAGACCTACGGGCAGGCTGTGTGGGACATCGCGAGCGATCGCCTCATCACCGAAGCCGATGCCGAAGACGCGATCGTCGCCGGTACCGCCGAACTCGACATGGGGTTCTTCCCGGCGCGATGGGAGCGCGCGACGCGGTCCGAGCGTGATTATCTGCGCGCGATGAGCGAGAGCGGAGACGCACCGGTCAGGAGCGCTATCGTCGCCGAGCGGATGGGAGTCCCGCCGTCGCGGCTCAGCCCGTCCCGTCAGAGCTTGATCGAGAAGGGGATCATTTACGCCCCCGACCGAGGGCTGGTGGCCTTCACTGTTCCCCACATGGCGCAGTTCGTACTTCGCCAGCGCGAAGAGTGA
- the erm gene encoding 23S ribosomal RNA methyltransferase Erm: MPRAGHPPSRRHDLGQNDLVDARTIRAVVDAVAATRGPIVELAAGTGRLTTPLADLRRSLTAIELDPRRVDALRSRLPDAVRIVHGDLLTAALPRAPHVVVGNLPFHLTTAALRRLLAAEHWTTAVLIMQWEAARRRAGIGGGSQLTAQWSPWFSFRVDRRIPSTAFRPRPAVDAALLLVDRRRTPIVPSPERVAYQRWVGAVFSVPGSATLALARVDGTPRRAARQRCRRAGIDAERAVSRITAEQWGALWASRPR, translated from the coding sequence ATCCCCCGCGCAGGCCACCCGCCGAGCCGGCGCCACGATCTCGGCCAGAACGACCTCGTCGACGCGCGCACCATCCGCGCCGTCGTCGACGCGGTCGCCGCGACGCGGGGCCCGATCGTCGAGCTCGCCGCCGGCACCGGCCGCCTGACGACCCCGCTCGCGGATCTCAGGCGGTCGCTCACGGCGATCGAGCTCGACCCACGCCGCGTCGATGCCCTCCGCTCGCGCCTGCCCGACGCCGTCCGCATCGTGCACGGCGATCTCCTGACGGCCGCGCTCCCCAGAGCGCCTCACGTCGTCGTCGGCAATCTGCCGTTCCACCTGACGACCGCGGCCCTGCGGCGACTGCTCGCCGCCGAGCACTGGACGACCGCGGTGCTCATCATGCAGTGGGAGGCCGCGCGGCGACGAGCCGGCATCGGCGGAGGCAGTCAGCTCACAGCGCAGTGGTCGCCGTGGTTCTCCTTCCGCGTCGACCGCCGCATCCCCTCGACGGCGTTCCGCCCGCGACCGGCAGTGGATGCTGCGCTCCTGCTCGTCGACCGCCGACGTACCCCGATCGTGCCGTCCCCCGAGCGCGTCGCCTACCAGCGCTGGGTCGGTGCGGTCTTCTCCGTGCCGGGGTCGGCGACGCTCGCGCTCGCGCGGGTGGACGGCACGCCGCGCCGCGCGGCGAGGCAGCGGTGCCGGCGCGCGGGGATCGACGCCGAGCGCGCGGTCTCGCGCATCACCGCCGAGCAGTGGGGTGCCCTGTGGGCGAGTCGCCCTCGCTAG
- a CDS encoding long-chain-fatty-acid--CoA ligase: MSSVFENRPWLDQYAEGVPHDIEPPTQTLVDMMDASVTRYGPNAALDFFGETVTYAQLGQRIDRVSGELAARGVGHGDRVAIVLPNCPEHVIAFYAVLRLGAIVVEHNPLYTADELKHQFEDHGARVAIVWDNTAATVRSFADELGITTIVGVDMTRSMPLGTRAMLRLPIAKARTSRAALTSGGLPSGAVAWAALERGARLAAGHPRPVLDDVAALQYTSGTTGRPKGAILTHRNLRANAAQGGAWVPGLAEGEEVVYAALPMFHAYGLTLCLTFAMSIGARLVLLPKFTVELVLEVMRRTPATFLPAVPPIYQRLASGAAEKGVSLDGIRFAISGAMSLPVSTVETWEAATGGLLVEGYGMTESSPVAVGNPIGPSRRPGTVGVPFPSTTIRVVDPDDTSIDRGFDEEGELLLHGPQVFQGYWNKPDETAATLLDGGWLRTGDIVTVSPDGFITIVDRIKELVITGGFNVAPSEVEQVLAAHPSIESAAVVGLESPQGGEELVAAVVLAEGAALDVEALREHAKKSLAAYKVPRRFTVLDALPVSLIGKVLRREVREQLQAEAAAR, from the coding sequence ATGTCCTCTGTCTTCGAGAACCGCCCCTGGCTCGACCAGTACGCCGAGGGCGTGCCGCACGACATCGAGCCCCCCACCCAGACGCTCGTCGACATGATGGACGCCTCGGTGACGCGCTACGGCCCGAACGCGGCGCTCGACTTCTTCGGCGAGACCGTCACCTACGCCCAGCTCGGGCAGCGCATCGACCGGGTCTCCGGGGAGCTCGCCGCGCGCGGGGTCGGTCACGGCGACCGCGTCGCCATCGTGCTGCCGAACTGCCCCGAGCACGTCATCGCCTTCTACGCGGTGCTGCGCCTCGGCGCCATCGTCGTCGAGCACAACCCGCTCTACACGGCCGACGAGCTCAAGCACCAGTTCGAGGATCACGGCGCCCGCGTCGCCATCGTCTGGGACAACACGGCCGCGACCGTGCGCAGCTTCGCCGACGAGCTCGGCATCACCACGATCGTCGGCGTCGACATGACGCGCTCGATGCCGCTCGGCACGCGCGCCATGCTCCGGCTGCCGATCGCGAAGGCGCGCACCTCGCGCGCGGCGCTCACCTCGGGCGGGCTGCCCTCGGGGGCCGTGGCCTGGGCCGCGCTCGAGCGCGGTGCGCGGCTCGCGGCCGGGCATCCCCGCCCCGTTCTCGACGATGTGGCAGCCCTGCAGTACACCAGCGGCACCACGGGCCGCCCGAAGGGCGCCATCCTGACCCACCGCAACCTGCGCGCCAACGCCGCGCAGGGCGGGGCCTGGGTGCCGGGCCTCGCCGAGGGCGAGGAGGTCGTCTACGCGGCGCTGCCGATGTTCCACGCCTACGGCCTCACGCTGTGCCTCACCTTCGCGATGAGCATCGGGGCGCGCCTGGTGCTGCTTCCCAAGTTCACCGTCGAGCTCGTGCTCGAGGTCATGCGCCGCACGCCGGCGACCTTCCTGCCCGCCGTGCCGCCCATCTACCAGCGGCTCGCCTCGGGTGCGGCGGAGAAGGGCGTGAGCCTCGACGGCATCCGCTTCGCCATCTCGGGCGCCATGAGCCTGCCCGTCAGCACCGTCGAGACATGGGAGGCGGCGACCGGCGGCCTGCTCGTCGAGGGCTACGGCATGACCGAGTCGTCGCCCGTCGCCGTCGGCAACCCGATCGGCCCGAGCCGACGCCCCGGCACGGTCGGCGTACCGTTCCCGAGCACGACGATCCGCGTCGTCGACCCCGACGACACCTCGATCGACCGCGGGTTCGACGAGGAGGGCGAGCTGCTGCTGCACGGGCCGCAGGTGTTCCAGGGCTACTGGAACAAGCCGGACGAGACCGCCGCGACCCTGCTCGACGGCGGCTGGCTGCGCACGGGCGACATCGTGACCGTCTCACCCGACGGCTTCATCACGATCGTCGACCGCATCAAGGAGCTCGTCATCACGGGCGGCTTCAACGTCGCCCCGAGCGAGGTCGAGCAGGTGCTCGCCGCCCATCCCAGCATCGAGAGCGCGGCCGTCGTCGGCCTCGAATCGCCGCAGGGCGGCGAGGAGCTCGTCGCCGCGGTCGTGCTCGCCGAGGGCGCGGCCCTCGACGTCGAGGCCCTGCGCGAGCACGCCAAGAAGAGCCTCGCCGCCTACAAGGTGCCCCGCCGGTTCACGGTGCTGGATGCCCTCCCGGTGTCGCTCATCGGCAAGGTGCTGCGCCGCGAGGTGCGCGAGCAGCTGCAGGCGGAGGCGGCCGCGCGCTGA
- a CDS encoding PGPGW domain-containing protein → MTDSEPRILHPDDPGYAAGDRAAKAGPVRATASAAREAIRQRPGVDKVYRTGVKVVGGTTVGLGVVLMPLPGPGALIALGGLAVLGTENEKAKKLNQQGVELAKRAAAAAKARRDARRAARTTTEAPSQHPTGGSRGTPS, encoded by the coding sequence GTGACCGACTCCGAGCCGCGCATCCTGCACCCCGACGACCCCGGGTACGCCGCGGGCGACCGCGCCGCGAAGGCCGGCCCCGTGCGCGCCACGGCGAGCGCCGCGCGCGAGGCGATCCGCCAGCGGCCCGGCGTCGACAAGGTCTACCGCACGGGCGTGAAAGTGGTCGGCGGCACGACCGTCGGACTCGGCGTCGTGCTCATGCCGCTGCCCGGCCCGGGCGCCCTCATCGCCCTCGGCGGCCTCGCCGTCCTCGGCACCGAGAACGAGAAGGCGAAGAAGCTCAACCAGCAGGGCGTCGAGCTCGCCAAGCGCGCCGCGGCCGCGGCGAAGGCCCGACGGGATGCTCGGCGCGCGGCCCGCACGACGACCGAGGCGCCTTCCCAGCATCCGACCGGAGGGTCGCGCGGCACCCCGTCCTAG
- a CDS encoding LLM class F420-dependent oxidoreductase, producing the protein MRFGLFIPQGWRHDLVDIDSSEHWAVMKRLAQHADAGPWESIWVYDHFHTVPVPTDQATHEAWTLMAAFAAVTDRVRLGQMCTCMGYRNPMHLAKVAATVDHVSGGRTEMGIGGGWYEHEWNAYGYGFPEIGDRLRMLDEGVQIMSQAWREGTATLDGRYYQVDGAILQPQPPQRGADGTPAIPLWIAGGGEKVTLRIAAQYGQYTNFAGSPDEFTRKSEILRGHCERLGTDFDAITRSSNYNIVIGRDAAEVAQRVDAIEARLTPHIGAEKAAGAVRDLRDGTGLAGTPEQVVERLHAMEALGMTYAILYFPEAAYDSSGIELFEREVVPALAQG; encoded by the coding sequence ATGCGATTCGGACTCTTCATCCCTCAGGGCTGGCGCCACGACCTCGTCGACATCGACTCGAGCGAGCACTGGGCGGTGATGAAGCGTCTGGCCCAGCACGCCGATGCCGGGCCGTGGGAGTCGATCTGGGTCTACGACCACTTCCACACCGTGCCGGTGCCGACCGATCAGGCCACCCACGAGGCCTGGACGCTCATGGCCGCCTTCGCCGCCGTCACCGACCGCGTGCGCCTCGGCCAGATGTGCACGTGCATGGGCTACCGCAACCCGATGCACCTGGCGAAGGTCGCCGCGACGGTCGACCACGTCTCGGGCGGGCGCACCGAGATGGGCATCGGCGGCGGCTGGTACGAGCACGAGTGGAACGCCTACGGCTACGGGTTCCCCGAGATCGGCGACCGGCTGCGGATGCTCGACGAGGGCGTGCAGATCATGAGCCAGGCCTGGCGCGAGGGCACGGCGACCCTGGACGGGCGCTACTACCAGGTGGACGGCGCGATCCTGCAGCCGCAGCCCCCGCAGCGCGGCGCCGACGGCACGCCCGCCATCCCGCTCTGGATCGCCGGCGGCGGCGAGAAGGTCACCCTGCGCATCGCCGCGCAGTACGGCCAGTACACGAACTTCGCCGGCAGCCCCGACGAGTTCACCCGCAAGAGCGAGATCCTGCGCGGGCACTGCGAGCGCCTCGGCACCGACTTCGACGCCATCACCCGCTCGTCGAACTACAACATCGTCATCGGACGCGACGCCGCCGAGGTCGCGCAGCGCGTCGACGCGATCGAGGCCCGCCTCACCCCGCACATCGGCGCCGAGAAGGCCGCGGGCGCCGTGCGCGACCTGCGCGACGGCACCGGCCTCGCCGGCACGCCCGAGCAGGTCGTCGAGCGACTGCACGCGATGGAGGCGCTCGGCATGACGTACGCGATCCTGTACTTCCCCGAGGCCGCCTACGACTCCAGCGGCATCGAGCTGTTCGAGCGCGAGGTCGTGCCCGCGCTGGCGCAGGGCTGA
- a CDS encoding fumarylacetoacetate hydrolase family protein, whose protein sequence is MIVARISEGGRERWARVEGSVALTSERPLTLAETAAAGEGMLERSIPLTDVTLLAPTLPDTKILCVGLNYRDHVAETGRDLPSHPVIFTRYPDSLVGPGAPIVVPAVSHRLDYEAELAVVIGSGGRAIPAERALDHVLGYTLLNDGSVRDFQRHTAQFTPGKNFEASGSVGPWIVTRDAVGELGPQAITLTLGGERLQSSTLDQLIFGVPELIAYVSTFTPLRPGDIIATGTPGGVGSVRSPRRWMTPGEEVVVAIDGLGELRNPIVAEVPAA, encoded by the coding sequence GTGATCGTCGCGCGCATCTCCGAGGGCGGGCGCGAGCGGTGGGCGCGGGTCGAGGGCTCCGTGGCGCTCACGAGCGAGCGACCGCTGACGCTGGCCGAGACGGCCGCGGCGGGCGAGGGGATGCTCGAGCGCAGCATCCCGCTCACCGACGTCACCCTGCTCGCGCCGACGCTGCCCGACACGAAGATCCTCTGCGTCGGGCTCAACTACCGCGACCACGTGGCCGAGACCGGGCGGGATCTCCCCTCCCACCCCGTCATCTTCACCCGCTACCCCGACTCGCTCGTGGGGCCGGGCGCGCCGATCGTCGTCCCCGCGGTCTCGCACCGGCTCGATTACGAGGCCGAGCTGGCCGTCGTCATCGGCTCGGGCGGCCGGGCGATCCCGGCGGAGCGCGCGCTCGACCACGTGCTCGGCTACACGCTGCTCAACGACGGCTCGGTGCGCGACTTCCAGCGCCACACCGCGCAGTTCACGCCGGGCAAGAACTTCGAGGCCTCGGGGTCGGTCGGTCCGTGGATCGTCACGCGCGACGCGGTCGGCGAGCTCGGCCCGCAGGCGATCACGCTGACGCTCGGCGGCGAGCGGCTGCAGTCGTCGACGCTCGACCAGCTGATCTTCGGCGTGCCCGAACTGATCGCCTACGTGTCGACGTTCACGCCGCTGCGCCCGGGCGACATCATCGCGACCGGCACCCCCGGCGGGGTCGGCTCGGTGCGGTCGCCGCGGCGGTGGATGACGCCCGGCGAGGAGGTCGTCGTGGCGATCGACGGCCTCGGCGAGCTGCGCAACCCGATCGTCGCGGAGGTGCCGGCCGCCTGA
- a CDS encoding zinc-dependent alcohol dehydrogenase family protein, producing the protein MLATIIHGPRDIRLEEVDDLVLASGTGEGGEPASGRDALVRVVAACVCGSDLWPYRGVTETKEPRPIGHEFVGVVEQIGKAVTGVAVGEFVIAPFYDCDMTCANCANGVSPSCLDGNWWGRPDREGFPTGGAQAERVRVPHADGSLVVVPGPVHEALVPHLLALSDVMGTGHHAAVSAGVGPGSTVAVVGDGAVGLCAVIAAKRLGAERIVIMSRHPDRQALARRFGATDVVEQRGEEGVAAVRALVDGIGPDAALECVGTAESMEQAILSARPGGMVGYVGVPHGGAELPIRTLFGTNVGVNGGVAPVRNYVEELLPDVLSGAIEPGLVFDLELPLAEVAEAYAAMDERRATKVLLRP; encoded by the coding sequence ATGCTCGCCACGATCATCCACGGCCCTCGCGACATCCGCCTCGAGGAGGTCGACGACCTCGTCCTCGCCTCCGGCACCGGCGAGGGAGGCGAGCCCGCGAGCGGGCGCGACGCCCTCGTGCGGGTCGTCGCGGCCTGCGTCTGCGGCAGCGACCTCTGGCCGTACCGAGGCGTCACCGAGACGAAGGAGCCGCGCCCGATCGGGCACGAGTTCGTCGGCGTCGTCGAGCAGATCGGCAAGGCCGTCACCGGCGTCGCCGTGGGCGAGTTCGTGATCGCCCCGTTCTACGACTGCGACATGACCTGCGCCAACTGCGCCAACGGCGTCAGCCCCTCCTGCCTCGACGGCAACTGGTGGGGCCGCCCCGACCGCGAGGGCTTCCCCACCGGCGGCGCCCAGGCCGAGCGCGTGCGCGTGCCCCACGCCGACGGCTCGCTCGTCGTCGTGCCCGGCCCGGTCCACGAGGCGCTCGTCCCGCACCTGCTCGCCCTCAGCGACGTCATGGGCACGGGCCACCACGCGGCCGTCTCCGCCGGCGTCGGCCCCGGCTCGACCGTCGCGGTCGTCGGCGACGGAGCCGTCGGCCTCTGCGCCGTCATCGCCGCGAAGCGCCTCGGCGCCGAGCGCATCGTCATCATGTCGCGCCACCCCGACCGGCAGGCGCTCGCCCGCCGCTTCGGCGCCACCGACGTCGTGGAGCAGCGCGGCGAGGAGGGCGTCGCCGCCGTGAGGGCGCTCGTCGATGGCATCGGTCCGGATGCCGCTCTCGAGTGCGTCGGCACCGCCGAGTCGATGGAGCAGGCCATCCTCAGCGCCCGCCCGGGCGGCATGGTCGGCTACGTCGGCGTGCCCCACGGCGGTGCGGAGCTGCCCATCCGCACCCTCTTCGGCACGAACGTCGGCGTCAACGGCGGCGTCGCCCCCGTGCGCAACTACGTCGAGGAGCTGCTGCCCGACGTGCTCTCGGGTGCGATCGAGCCCGGGCTCGTGTTCGACCTCGAGCTGCCGCTCGCCGAGGTGGCCGAGGCCTACGCGGCCATGGACGAGCGCCGCGCGACCAAGGTGCTGCTGCGGCCCTAG